The segment GGCAGGGCGGCTTGGACCTCGGTGATTTGTTGCCGCGAGAGCGGTGCCCCTTTGATGAGGTAGAGTGAATTGAGTCGAGTGATCCGTTTCAACTTCTGCAATGATTCAGGTGTGTTTTGCCAGTGTCGATTAATCTGGAGACCTAAATTTTCAGAGTGAAACCGTCCCTCCAGGATCATCTCTTTTGTCACAATCTTTACGTCCTCTCCGCGGCCGGACTCGCTTAAGTAGAAAAGCCGTCCGCCAAGATCCAGGACATCCAGCATGGCTTTGAATTCGCGCTTCGATTGCTGAGTATCCAGAATCTCTCGGGCACGCCGCGATTGAGAAGCAGATGTACTCTCTCCCAGTTCGCTTAGGGCCAGATCGATTTGATCAAAATAAAATGCTATTTGTTCCAGGCGTCTAACGCGAGCAGGGTTTTCCGCAAAAGTGGGTGTTCGGTTTAACGTCGGTGCTGGCATTTCTGGAATCAACATCTCGAACCAGGCATTCGACTGGCGTAGAAAGATCGCTTCCAGAATTCGAATCGAGCGGATCGAAACTTCCAGATCACTCTGCATCGCCGCTGCTTTGAGCTGAGGGATGAATTCCGGAGGGGCATCTGAAAGTTTTTCTGTTGCCGTTTCCCGTGTTTGATAGTCAGAGCTTCCCAGTTCCTGGATCCATAGCGCAATATCTTCCGCTGTTGGGGTCGTTTCCGATTGATTTACGGAGGAGTCAGCGGATGGGAAAGACGTTTCTTCTGCAATGATCCCGTTAGGCTGAAAACAGCTCAAACAGAGAGCGAAGAACAGGCAGAAAAGCCCTTGATTCGGCTGGAGGGTGAGTCGATCAATCATAGACAGCAGGTCACTCAGAATTGAGGAAAACGATTCGGTGGATAGCTGATAAGGTGAAAACGGAACGGGAGGAATGCAGGATTCAGGTCTGGATGTAGGGGAGGTGTTCGCCAAGTCTCATTAAAAAGTCCGTTTTCGAGGTGGAGCGCTGACGCTATTATAGGAAAAATCCCGAGGCCAGACTAATACTGTTCTGTTTTTCTGGGAATTGTCGGCCAGATAAGGAAAAAGGGAACTATCTACTGTAATTCGACATCCAAACAGATGCAGGAAAAGCTATTTTCGTTTCCAAATCCTGTTTCTTGCTGTAAATTGTTATTTGTTAAGTGTTTATGGCGTTTTGTGAGTCGTGACGTCGCTTGGCCTGCTTCCCGACAACTGGGGGATTTCCAAGGCCCTTCAGATCGCAACAATAATGAGTTTATTTTGATCATTTACTCAGGAGACATCTGAAACGGTCAAAATACCCGGATGAGTCATGTTAATCCTTATTTTTCAGGTTCAGAAATAGTCACAACCCGGTTTTACCCAATCCATATTTAGAATAAGTTTTTTGTCTCCAGATTGATGTGTCCGTATGTCAGCCGACGAATTGATTTCCGCCCTGTTTGATGGCGAATTAACTGAACAGGAACGGGCTGAGGTGGTGAAGAAGCTCGAGAAAGAGCCCGCTACTCAGCGCGAACGGGACGAAATCGCCCATATCTCCGCCGCCTTGAAGGGATTGCCTCAGGCTCAGGCGCCCGACGAATTGCGCGCCCGCATTCGCCAACAGATCGAACGAGAAAGTCTGCTCGGTTCACCCGCCCAACCCGTCGCGGCTTCTACCCCTGCGAAAACGAACTCCCACCGAATTCTGTATGCCGCAGTAGGTCTGGCGACAACAACAGCGGCGGCAATCTTCCTGATGGTTTATCTGGTTGGTGAAAGAGAAGACGCGAAGTTCGGTCATGTGGCGTCGAGCATCGAAATAGCGAACAAAGATATGGCGG is part of the Polystyrenella longa genome and harbors:
- a CDS encoding PDZ domain-containing protein, producing MIDRLTLQPNQGLFCLFFALCLSCFQPNGIIAEETSFPSADSSVNQSETTPTAEDIALWIQELGSSDYQTRETATEKLSDAPPEFIPQLKAAAMQSDLEVSIRSIRILEAIFLRQSNAWFEMLIPEMPAPTLNRTPTFAENPARVRRLEQIAFYFDQIDLALSELGESTSASQSRRAREILDTQQSKREFKAMLDVLDLGGRLFYLSESGRGEDVKIVTKEMILEGRFHSENLGLQINRHWQNTPESLQKLKRITRLNSLYLIKGAPLSRQQITEVQAALPHVRLQTRGAARLGVTHRLSFNGPATGAVVGDVAIGSAADQAGILAGDIIIRLADKKISDFESLVRSLEDYEGGDVVEVDVIRGSDNGPNYDSSEGLLDKKEAEKEMQSVHKDEKLNLFVRTISVELSGW